A stretch of Phoenix dactylifera cultivar Barhee BC4 chromosome 16, palm_55x_up_171113_PBpolish2nd_filt_p, whole genome shotgun sequence DNA encodes these proteins:
- the LOC113463144 gene encoding uncharacterized protein LOC113463144: protein MSYHRSRSLGKVPFLWENQPGVCKVTPGTEESPKAGPPQKPLKLPPPPCSTDRRKLSVHGLYVPLPPCPFLPPRRISSKKGMSQTEKDPFLAAYLECTKSTVKKQGKATKGKVGFEKVEHAFSCKHTCEVREDSMVRLSQLPEIRLKDKKFGKGHVRMGINSLKDRGY from the coding sequence atgaGCTACCACAGGTCCCGTTCCTTGGGGAAGGTGCCCTTCTTATGGGAGAACCAGCCCGGGGTGTGCAAGGTCACTCCAGGCACCGAGGAGAGCCCAAAGGCCGGGCCACCTCAAAAGCCGCTCAAGCTGCCACCGCCACCGTGCTCCACCGATCGCCGGAAGCTCTCGGTGCATGGCCTGTATGTCCCTCTCCCTCCATGCCCCTTCCTGCCTCCTCGAAGAATCTCGTCCAAGAAAGGGATGTCACAAACGGAGAAGGACCCCTTTCTCGCCGCCTACTTGGAGTGCACCAAGAGTACTGTTAAGAAGCAAGGCAAAGCCACTAAGGGGAAGGTTGGCTTTGAGAAGGTTGAGCATGCGTTTTCTTGCAAGCATACATGTGAAGTTAGGGAGGATAGCATGGTGAGGCTGTCTCAACTTCCTGAAATCCGTCTTAAAGACAAAAAGTTCGGGAAAGGACATGTTAGGATGGGGATCAACAGCCTTAAGGACCGAGGTTACTGA